The genomic stretch CGTGACCGTGAGCATCATCATGGATCAGAAGAAGAGAAGCCACCATTGTCAAATTCCACGGAATCTTCTAGAAAGCAAGAGGAAGAGAAGTCAGAGTCCAAAGAATCTTCTAGAAGGCGTCGCCATAAATCAGAGGAAGAGAAGTCAGAATCTTCTCGAAAACACAATCGCCACCAGGGAACAGAAGAGGTGAAGTCACCATCATCAGAATCAACAGAATCTTATAGAAAGCAAAAGGGAACAGAAGAAGTGAAGTCGCAGTCTTCGGAATCCACAGAATCTTCTAAGGTGCTGTTGTCATCGGAATCCATAGAATCTCCTAAGAAGCAAACGGAAGAAGTGAAGCCACCATCATCAGATTCCAAAGAATCTACTAGAAAACATCGTCACCACAGGtcagaagaagagaagttgcaATCAGATTCTACAGAATCTTCCAGAAGGCATCATCGCCGTGAATCAGGAACAGAAGAAGAGAAGATACAAACAGATTCAACAGACACTTCTAGAAGGCATCGTCGTCGTGAATCTGGAACAGAAGAAGAGAAGTTTCAATCAGATTCCACGGAAACTTCTAGAAAGCATCATCATCGTCATCGTGAATCTGGAacagaagaagagaagttccaatcAGATTCCACGGAAACTTCTAGAAAGCATCATCATCGTCCCCGTGAATCTGGGACAGAAGAAGAGAAGCTCCAATCAGATTCCACAGAAACTTCTAGAAAGCATCATCAACGTCGCCCTGAATCTGGGACAGAAGAAGAGAAGCTCCAATCAGATTCCACAGAAACTACTAGAAAGCATCATCATCGTCGTCGTGAATCTGGAacagaagaagagaagttccaatcAGATTCCACGGAAACTTCTAGAAAGCATCACCATCGTCGCCGTGAATCTGGAACAGACGAAGAGAAGCTACAATCAGATTCCACAGAAACTTCTAGAAGGCATCGTCGCCGTGAATCCGGAacagaagaagagaagttccattCAGATTCAACGGAAACTTCTAGAAGGCATCACCGGGAATCTGGAacagaagaagagaagttccaatcAGATTCTACGGAAACTTCTAGAAAGCATCACCATCGTCGCCGTGAATCTGGAACAGACGAAGAGAAGCTGCAATCAGATTCCACAGAAACTTCTAGAAGGCATCGTCGCCGTGAATCCGGAACAGAAGAAGATAAGTTCCAATCAGATTCAACGGAAACTTCTAGAAGGCATCACCGTGAATCTGGAACAGAAGAAGAGAAACCACCAACATCCTCAACAAGCAAAAGCTCGCATAGGAGAAAGTCAAAAACATCATCGTCTGAGGAAAAGGAAGGCTCTTCAAGGAGATCGTCGAAAAGTAATAAGAGTTCTTCGAAGGAAGAGCTGAGTGAATCTTTGCGCGACGTTGAACCAGAACCTGAATCCTAACATGAAATGGGTACCACTACCAATTAGAGAAAATGAGTCGTAGGGGTCCAGAAGGTTATTACTTGTTACTAAGTTTTTAGTTTGACAGAAAAATGTCTTTAGAGACacagaaaaagagagagagttTTCAGGGAGACAAATTACAATTGCTTTTGGCtaattaatttcttgttatGATAATGTTTGATTACTACTAGAGTTGGGCATGCCAACTCGTTTAAACTGTAATTCACAGCTTTTAAATTCGTCATTTTGCATGTGCATTTTTAGCGGGCTTTTTAATCCATACTGTTTAATTTACAGGTTAAATGGGTTGAGCTCGTAATCTAAcaacttttttaaatttttctttagGCAACGAGTCATGTGAGAATTaaactattttcttttatatttagatataaCTCATAATAAATGATAagtaaaaagaaataataatataaaataaaaaatagaagaaaatatGTTGGCCCGTTAAAAagtaattaaaagaattttataaagacAGACAAAAAAAAGCTTACCAAAAGGGGTCATTTTGAATAACCATGCCGTATGGTCATCTTCAATAGGGAGTCCCTATATTGAAAAAATTCATACGGAGGTTTATGACGATGAAATATACCACATAACTTTGCAGTTTTCAAAAGGGAAACACACATGTTTCTCTTTACACACCATTCCTCACAGAaatatcttctttctttttttttttttttttttttcattttgtagTACACACCAGAAATGGAATCTAGTTTCCTAATCCTACAACATTGTTTGGGTGCATATTTTCCTTGTTGCAAGTTTTTATAACACAATCTTTATCACCTGTCTTCATTACAGGAGAAAACCTGAGACCAAAtgtatcatcatcatcagaacACTTCTTTGCTGGTGGTTTGGGTGTTTCATTATGCCGTGAAAGCTCTCTTTGGTTTCCACAGAGAGTGAATATGTTTTGAATTCTCATTAATCTATCATCACATTCCTCTGAGCTTTCCAATGAATCTGCAGCAACACTAGAGGACTTGTTGCTGTCAACAACAGTGCATACTCTCTTCTCCTCTATTACTTCTTTCTCGACTTCCCTGCCTTCATCTTCATGATcatgttcttcttcttcgtcttcgAAAACTGTACTAAGACATAGTCCTTTTCCAAAGAATGGTGTACAAACAGTTCCATCTTGTACCTCATTCAAAGGATTTGTGAAAGGTTGATTTGAAATGTCTTGCATAACATTGTAATCACTCTTAGATAAGCCGATGATTTTTACTTCGTGGGGAAGTGGCTGTTCCTGATCATCCATGTCCAAATCCATTGATTTCACCATCCCCGGATCCTCCTCGCTTTTGTATATTCGCAACAACCTTCTCATAAAACCATTTGATTCCATTTCCTTTGATACATTTACCTCTTTACTGGAGTGAGCCAGCTTCAATTCTATTTCTATTTCCTCGAGTCGCTTTCTCAGAAGTTCAACTTCCTCCTCCTGCTGCAATAACCTTTCTTCCATTCTCCTCTTCTCCAATTCAACAAACTCATTGGTCATTCTTTGGCACTCCTCCAGCTTCTTCTCTAACTCCTGTCTCATAAGCAGAGTTCGTTCATTTACCTTCAAGTTAATCTCCTCCTCGCTTTCGGAAGTTCCTTTAGCTTCTGTGATCTCCAGTCTAGCTCTTAATGCAGCaatctcttcttctttctttagaAGCTTTTTGTGTGCTTCATTTCGCTCTTTCTCTCTGAGCTTGTTTTCCATTTGCAGCTTCAAGATAAATTCATCCATTGCAGCAATTCTTGAGCCCAAAATGACAGCGGAAGAGGATTCCTCCTCCTTGCCCGGGGTATGAGGGCCGCGGACTATGCACTTTGCTTTTGCACCATATTCAAGTGTGGAGATTGTCTTATGTATTTCCTTAGGATCGGGACTGGCACAGAGTATCATTAAGATTTTCGACTTGTCATCTTCAAACGAATcctttaccaaaaaaaaaaagatacttTAATGAATTAATACTGTAAAAAACAGAACAGGACACCATATAATGGACAGAACTAATGGCTAGAATTACCTGCAGAAGCATGGTAAGTTTGCTGTCCCTAAAGGGCACGTGAGAATCGCCATTTGCAATGGACTCAACCACTCTCTTTAGGGCTATATTTCCTTGATTGATTTTTGCAGTCTATAATTCCATTGGAAACATGATACTCAGCAGAGAACTACTACATGATCTGAGAAAAAAGAACACAGTCAAGGTGAAAATATTACCTGCATTTTGGCCTCAAAGCCAGTTTGGCCGGCTTGCTCAATATTTTCTGATCCGGCCATATCTACAAGCATTAGCCGTCCTCCGACAGTTGGGACATCAAGGATTACCTGTGTAAAGTGGAACATATGGTGGTTATCAATAACCAAGTAAACTGAATAAATTATTATCAGAACTAATCACCTTCTGAAGTGACCTTACCATGCAGTGACTTCTAGAACTCCTGTCATTGCAGAGTGTGCTTTTAACAATCCTTCGCTTCTCCACTTTCTGAATTTCTTTTGAGATCTTCCCTGCTTCGTTTCCAGATATATATGTTGCATTCTTTGCCTTTTTCCCCATCACTTCAAGTTTTGCCTACAAGCAAAACAACCTAAGTAAGAAACTAGAAACTATAAACTAAAAATTGATTGATTGATTAAAATATAATTGTTCAGTCAATACTTCCATTCTAGCAAAATATTGGGAAGAGCTACTCTATATAACTATAGAGAACTCAAATAATCTCTTGCTTATTCATCCAAAGTTTCCATACTACACATACAAGCAGCTACTCACTATCCTATCATAATGTTTAAACAAAGCCAAGCAAATGAAAATAAGTTGGGCATATTCTCAAATATGAATTTTCCCCTTCCTCACAAAGCTTCTTGTTTCGCTCTACTGAGTAACAGGATTGCTCTATACATAGTTACATACTCCTGCAATGGTGCATTAAATGAATATACAATTTTTCTCTCTGCAGCTTTGAATTCACTTCTTTTTTTCATTGCATATTTTCAATAATTTAGTAGTTGGAACCCACAAAATAAGGAAATAATTTTCATTTGTTATATTATACATGCAAGTATACAACAGAATTTAACTGAATTACATAACAATCCTACAGATTAATCCAATTGAAGCAGAGAAAACAGATCAAATAATCCACAAAGACAGATCATATTACCTTGGAACCACTTCCCTTAGGCCATCCCAATCCAAACCCTGCTCCGCCGCCACCATTGGTGGATAAAAGATCATAAATCTCTTCATTGTAGATCTCCAAAACAGTAACCTGAACAAAATTCCCAAACCCAAGACCACCACCGTCTCCATCCCCACCCTCATCTCCAAGAATGTCCCTCAAAGATCTATACACAATCCCTGGCTCCTTTGAGCACCCAAACATAGTGTGACTCTTTCCGGAACCGGTCGGCCCATACATCATAATTGTGCACTTCTCCCCAAGCTTCACCGCACTGATTCTTGATTCCACAAACTTCTTGTAGAATTCATCAAGGTCTTCTTCCTCAGACACAGAAACTCCATCAAGGGTGAAGTCTCGGTACCCGAAATCAGCTTTAACGCGGATACTCTTGGAGCTTGAACTGGTTTGAATAACGGGTAAAGGCTTGTCCTTTCTATCAGGGTAGTCACGGATTCTTGCAATTACTTCAACAGGGTGCTCCGGTGGGAGTTCCTTGTTGTTGAGATTGTTGGGATTCGGAGAAGGGTGTGGCTGTTGTTGTTGTAATGGGGTTTTGGGGGCATTGAAGTTGAGGCGGTGCTTCGAGTGAGGCGTTTTCAACTGGGTGGAGTAATGGTTTGTTTTGGGAGAAGGGGTTGGAGCcattgatgaagaagaagaagaacaagaagaagaggagaCAGAGAGCGAGAATACCCAGAGAGAAATTGAGAAGAAAGATTGAAACTTTGGGGTTTAATTGCAACCTTGGATGAGAAACAGAGAGCAAAATGTTCAAGAAATGCGAAATCGAGATGATGATAATGGATGGTGAAGAAAACGGAGCAAATGGAGAAGAAAGGGTTTTTGAAATTGTTCAACCAAGATGTAGCCGTTGAATGCTCTAAcgtctatttttaatttatgttaccGTTGaattttttcctttcttttctgttttcaaCTTAGAAGAGCTTTTGTgtttttattgttgttttttGAAGTCTTGCTAACGTGTAAGAGCACATTTAAAAACACTACAAATAAAAttgttttattaaatattattgaattttttgtacatttttaatgtattttaaaaTGAGAAATGCTAGGGGGAACACTTTTGTTAAATTTTGGCCAGCACTTAAtcataaaaaagaaattaaatgattCTACACCAGTAAATACAATCTTACACAATTAAAAACTTCAATAATAACTAATTGATGACTAAAAACTACAAAATCTGCTGATTCCTATactttctcttttaaaatttatgattatattattaaaatatatctttaaaatataaaatataaaataattattttttattttttttatttttctttgtcaaaaattacaaaaagatattatttatacatattttgtATAACATTTTTAAATGTTTATACGTTTTGTTTATTTGTTCTTATAGtgtattttggaaaaaaaattattaacaagATGATATACATAACACCTAAAACCGtcaaaaaatatgtttaaatCACATTTTGGTAATAATAAcctgaaaataattttaaataaatctgacacaagaaagaaattgagaatAAGTTTAGGTATGAAATTACTTAAGATAAATAttagggttaagtacgattttagtttttaagacaagggttgaaaaatttttttcgttcataatttttttgtgcatATAAAATCATCCctaaagtttaaattaattttaaaaccgtcatttttaccaaaattttaacttttattaccaaattatccctaactaaaaaaatataaaataaaaaagaaaaagaaaacggGTTAAAGAAAAGGGTGAAGGGGTGGGGCTGTTCAGGGAAGAAAGAGGGGGAAAGGAATCTGCCGCCAGTCCACAAGAGTGTCATCATCCCTCGCGATTTGCCCCGTCGCAGTGCCTCTCTTGTGATTCGCAGCGCCACCGACTACCGCAAAACCGTTCTCGTCGCGATTCGCAGCGCTGCCAACTACCACAGCGCCCTCCTCGTCGCAATTTGCGACGTCACCACAACTGCAACTCTCCTCCCTTCGCGATTCGCAGTTTACCGCCGCAGCCCCTCCTCTCCCACCACCCCGCAGCCCTTTCTCTCGCGATTCGCAGATCACCTACTCTCCCTCGAGGTCCCTGCAGTGttgtttcaatttttattctttttttctttaatttttcagaTTTAAAGGAAGGTGTTTTGGTTCTGTTTattccattgttgttgttgttgatgctTCTGGTTGCTTCtatttattcctttttattccattgttgttgttgatgctTCTGGTTGCTTCTGCTTATGTTTCTTTTGTTGGAGAGGAAGGCAAGACTCTGCTTTGTTGTCTTCTATTTCTTCTAGTTCTCAATGTGTATTGTCTTATTTATCTTCTAGTTTCTTTATTTATCTGCTTTCATTATTCATGTGTAttgcttctgcttctgctttTTGTCTTGTTTATCTGCTTTTGGTTACTTACAGTTCTGCACTTTTGTGATGgagaaaaagagaaggaagaataGAAAATGA from Arachis stenosperma cultivar V10309 chromosome 9, arast.V10309.gnm1.PFL2, whole genome shotgun sequence encodes the following:
- the LOC130951654 gene encoding uncharacterized protein LOC130951654 yields the protein MTSSSEMSCMDQSSEASKPPRRNRSSDPSDPARKHRRHKSEDPKLSETSETPGKHRHHRSEEEKTPSSDSTETSRRHRRDRDREHHHGSEEEKPPLSNSTESSRKQEEEKSESKESSRRRRHKSEEEKSESSRKHNRHQGTEEVKSPSSESTESYRKQKGTEEVKSQSSESTESSKVLLSSESIESPKKQTEEVKPPSSDSKESTRKHRHHRSEEEKLQSDSTESSRRHHRRESGTEEEKIQTDSTDTSRRHRRRESGTEEEKFQSDSTETSRKHHHRHRESGTEEEKFQSDSTETSRKHHHRPRESGTEEEKLQSDSTETSRKHHQRRPESGTEEEKLQSDSTETTRKHHHRRRESGTEEEKFQSDSTETSRKHHHRRRESGTDEEKLQSDSTETSRRHRRRESGTEEEKFHSDSTETSRRHHRESGTEEEKFQSDSTETSRKHHHRRRESGTDEEKLQSDSTETSRRHRRRESGTEEDKFQSDSTETSRRHHRESGTEEEKPPTSSTSKSSHRRKSKTSSSEEKEGSSRRSSKSNKSSSKEELSESLRDVEPEPES
- the LOC130951291 gene encoding kinesin-like protein KIN-10A, which encodes MAPTPSPKTNHYSTQLKTPHSKHRLNFNAPKTPLQQQQPHPSPNPNNLNNKELPPEHPVEVIARIRDYPDRKDKPLPVIQTSSSSKSIRVKADFGYRDFTLDGVSVSEEEDLDEFYKKFVESRISAVKLGEKCTIMMYGPTGSGKSHTMFGCSKEPGIVYRSLRDILGDEGGDGDGGGLGFGNFVQVTVLEIYNEEIYDLLSTNGGGGAGFGLGWPKGSGSKAKLEVMGKKAKNATYISGNEAGKISKEIQKVEKRRIVKSTLCNDRSSRSHCMVILDVPTVGGRLMLVDMAGSENIEQAGQTGFEAKMQTAKINQGNIALKRVVESIANGDSHVPFRDSKLTMLLQDSFEDDKSKILMILCASPDPKEIHKTISTLEYGAKAKCIVRGPHTPGKEEESSSAVILGSRIAAMDEFILKLQMENKLREKERNEAHKKLLKKEEEIAALRARLEITEAKGTSESEEEINLKVNERTLLMRQELEKKLEECQRMTNEFVELEKRRMEERLLQQEEEVELLRKRLEEIEIELKLAHSSKEVNVSKEMESNGFMRRLLRIYKSEEDPGMVKSMDLDMDDQEQPLPHEVKIIGLSKSDYNVMQDISNQPFTNPLNEVQDGTVCTPFFGKGLCLSTVFEDEEEEHDHEDEGREVEKEVIEEKRVCTVVDSNKSSSVAADSLESSEECDDRLMRIQNIFTLCGNQRELSRHNETPKPPAKKCSDDDDTFGLRFSPVMKTGDKDCVIKTCNKENMHPNNVVGLGN